In Prosthecochloris sp. GSB1, the following proteins share a genomic window:
- a CDS encoding Maf family protein, translated as MPVPHIVLASGSPRRRELLSLMMLPFSTCPADIDETFDPGQSLEGNLVDIAEKKARAAESSPAAGTPGAILLGADTTVVFEGRPLGKPSGYDEAFATLSTLQGERHRVMTGFALVTSDGCRSRGIETTLVEFSPMKPEDIARYLETQRPYDKAGAYGIQDPLMSCFVRRIEGCYYNVVGLPVSRIHRTMRETGLL; from the coding sequence ATGCCTGTTCCGCATATCGTTCTCGCATCCGGCTCGCCGCGAAGACGTGAGCTCCTTTCGCTCATGATGCTGCCGTTCAGCACCTGTCCGGCGGATATCGACGAAACCTTCGATCCAGGCCAGTCACTTGAAGGCAACCTTGTAGACATTGCCGAAAAAAAAGCGCGTGCGGCAGAATCTTCACCCGCCGCGGGCACACCGGGCGCGATCCTGCTGGGTGCGGATACGACCGTGGTCTTCGAGGGCCGGCCGCTCGGCAAACCGTCCGGTTACGACGAGGCTTTCGCTACGCTGTCGACGCTGCAGGGCGAACGCCATCGCGTCATGACAGGCTTCGCGCTTGTCACCTCCGATGGATGCCGCAGTCGCGGTATAGAAACGACCCTGGTTGAATTTTCGCCGATGAAACCGGAAGACATCGCACGATATCTGGAAACACAGCGTCCCTATGACAAGGCCGGAGCGTACGGCATCCAGGATCCCCTGATGTCCTGTTTCGTCCGGCGCATCGAAGGCTGCTACTATAACGTTGTCGGACTTCCCGTTTCCCGCATCCACAGAACAATGCGGGAAACGGGTCTCCTGTAG
- a CDS encoding sodium:solute symporter family protein, whose product MQHLTGLDIGIIAAYLLLTLFIGLLFSKRASRDVGEFFLSGRQLPWWIAGTGMVATTFAADTPLAVTGLVAKHGIAGNWLWWTFVSGGMLTVFFFARLWRRANILTDLEFIELRYSGKAARFLRGFKAIYFGLFINAVIIGWVNLAMYKIISIMLPEINPELAIVICVLLTTSYSSLSGLWGITVTDAVQFVISMTGCVILAVLALQAPEITAAGGITNALPAWMFDFFPSITSNPSGNGAAGTFELTFASFAAFAFIQWWASWYPGAEPGGGGYIAQRMMSAKDEKHSFLATLWFIVAHYCLRPWPWIIVGLASLVLFPDLPANQKEDGFVHVMRTILPPGLKGLLIAAFLAAYMSTLSTHLNWGTSYLINDFYKRFVRRDADARHYVAVSKAFTAGVALFALFITFHVLDTITGAWEFILQCGAGTGFVLILRWYWWRLNAWSEIVSMIAPFAAYSWLIVFTDITFPYSIYIIVLFTIASSLAVTFLTPPTDNEQLKAFYATTRVGGVLWKKISDTLPDIEGDSGFLRLFADWIAGIALVYCILFGTGKIIFGEPLQAIAYFAAAAAAGLFIHADLNRRGWNNLR is encoded by the coding sequence ATGCAGCACCTCACCGGCCTCGATATCGGCATCATCGCCGCCTATCTCCTTCTGACCCTGTTTATCGGCCTGCTGTTCTCGAAACGGGCCTCGCGGGATGTCGGGGAATTTTTCCTTTCGGGCAGGCAACTTCCCTGGTGGATAGCTGGTACAGGCATGGTAGCCACGACCTTCGCGGCCGACACGCCTCTGGCGGTAACCGGCCTCGTGGCGAAGCACGGCATAGCCGGCAACTGGCTCTGGTGGACGTTCGTTTCTGGCGGCATGCTCACGGTGTTCTTCTTCGCCCGCCTCTGGAGACGAGCGAACATACTTACCGACCTGGAATTCATCGAGCTGCGCTACAGCGGGAAGGCCGCCCGCTTCCTGCGCGGCTTCAAGGCCATCTATTTCGGCCTCTTCATCAACGCGGTGATCATCGGCTGGGTGAACCTTGCCATGTACAAGATCATCAGCATCATGCTGCCGGAAATCAACCCGGAACTGGCCATCGTCATCTGTGTCCTCCTGACGACCTCGTATTCGAGCCTCTCGGGCCTCTGGGGGATCACCGTAACCGATGCGGTACAGTTCGTCATCTCCATGACCGGCTGCGTCATCCTTGCCGTGCTGGCGCTCCAGGCCCCCGAGATAACGGCGGCGGGAGGCATCACCAACGCCCTTCCCGCCTGGATGTTTGATTTCTTTCCTTCCATCACCTCGAACCCATCCGGAAACGGAGCTGCCGGAACGTTCGAACTGACCTTCGCCTCCTTCGCAGCCTTCGCGTTCATCCAGTGGTGGGCGTCGTGGTATCCCGGGGCCGAACCGGGCGGCGGAGGCTACATCGCGCAACGCATGATGAGCGCGAAGGACGAAAAACACTCCTTTCTCGCTACCCTCTGGTTCATCGTGGCACATTACTGCCTGAGACCCTGGCCCTGGATCATCGTGGGGCTGGCAAGTCTCGTACTGTTTCCAGATCTGCCCGCGAACCAGAAAGAAGACGGCTTCGTCCACGTGATGCGCACGATTCTCCCTCCCGGTCTCAAGGGACTCCTCATCGCCGCGTTCCTGGCGGCCTACATGTCGACCCTGTCAACGCATCTCAACTGGGGAACGAGCTACCTGATCAACGATTTCTACAAACGCTTCGTCCGCAGGGACGCCGACGCGCGCCATTACGTCGCCGTATCGAAGGCGTTCACGGCCGGCGTGGCGCTTTTCGCGCTTTTCATCACCTTCCATGTTCTCGACACCATCACCGGCGCGTGGGAATTCATCCTGCAGTGCGGCGCCGGCACGGGATTCGTGCTGATTCTCCGCTGGTACTGGTGGCGGCTCAACGCCTGGTCCGAAATCGTGTCCATGATCGCGCCTTTCGCGGCCTATTCCTGGCTCATCGTATTTACCGACATCACGTTTCCCTACTCGATCTACATCATCGTGCTCTTTACCATTGCCTCGTCCCTCGCGGTGACGTTCCTTACCCCGCCGACGGACAACGAACAACTGAAAGCCTTCTACGCGACCACCCGCGTGGGCGGAGTTCTCTGGAAAAAAATCTCGGACACGCTTCCGGACATCGAGGGCGACTCGGGCTTCCTGAGACTGTTCGCGGACTGGATCGCAGGCATCGCGCTGGTGTATTGCATACTGTTCGGCACCGGAAAAATAATTTTTGGCGAACCGCTGCAGGCCATCGCCTACTTCGCGGCGGCCGCGGCGGCAGGCCTGTTCATCCATGCCGACCTTAACCGGAGGGGCTGGAACAACCTCCGATAA
- the metG gene encoding methionine--tRNA ligase, with protein MSIQFSRTLVTTALPYANGPVHLGHLAGVYLPADIYVRYKRLRGEDIIHIGGSDEHGVPITITADREGITPQEVVDRYHAQNLEAFERCGISFDYYGRTSSKLHHETASEFFREIEGKDIFVKKMEQHFFDPKANRFLSDRYVTGTCPVCGYGEANGDQCEQCGTHLSPRELIEPRSKLSNEAPQLRETLHWYFPLGRFQPFLEEYVKGHVGDWRANVVNYTKTWLKQGLNDRAITRDLSWGVPVPIDTEEARGKVLYVWFDAVLGYISFTRAWAEKNGRPERWREFWQHEDSRIVHFIGKDNVVFHTLMFPAILMAWNENRSEGRYVLADNVPASEFMNFEGRKFSKSRNYAVYLGEFLDRFPADTLRYTVAMNYPENKDSDFSWTDFQNRTNGELADTLGNFIKRSIDFTNSKFDGRVPWQCTPEDWRLPGLDWDDCLDRLEKAYEQFHFREAASLTMDVARAANRFLTEKEPWKIMKTDRDAAARTMAISLNLCHTLAIAFYPVIPHTANRIYRMLGFGESLDDALKNGRLDWRDAFQPMLFEGHVLGGVSEILFSKIQDSDIAPELEKIERLLADIRRKEAGEEARGLADIAPEIAFEDFLKVDLRVVTVLEAEKVRKADKLLRLQVRIGGETRQVLAGLALSYRPEELVDRQVVMVANLAERKIRGEVSRGMILAVEGSDGRLHVVEVDGEGINGKRVE; from the coding sequence ATGAGTATCCAGTTTTCCAGAACCCTCGTTACCACGGCGCTTCCGTATGCGAACGGCCCGGTGCATCTCGGCCATCTCGCAGGCGTTTATCTGCCCGCGGACATTTATGTACGCTACAAAAGGCTTCGCGGCGAGGACATCATTCATATCGGCGGGTCCGACGAGCACGGGGTTCCGATAACCATAACCGCCGACAGGGAGGGAATCACCCCGCAGGAAGTGGTGGACCGCTACCACGCACAGAATCTCGAGGCTTTCGAACGGTGCGGCATTTCCTTCGACTACTACGGCCGGACTTCCTCGAAGCTTCACCATGAAACGGCAAGCGAGTTTTTTCGGGAGATCGAGGGGAAGGACATCTTCGTCAAGAAGATGGAACAGCATTTTTTCGATCCCAAAGCCAACCGTTTTCTTTCGGACCGTTACGTTACGGGAACCTGCCCGGTCTGTGGATACGGCGAAGCCAACGGCGACCAGTGCGAACAGTGCGGAACCCATTTGAGTCCCAGGGAGCTGATCGAGCCGAGGAGCAAACTGTCCAACGAGGCTCCTCAGCTTCGCGAGACTCTGCACTGGTATTTTCCGCTCGGTCGTTTCCAGCCGTTTCTCGAAGAGTATGTCAAAGGGCATGTCGGCGATTGGCGGGCCAATGTCGTGAATTACACGAAAACATGGTTGAAGCAGGGCCTCAACGACAGGGCCATCACGAGAGACCTCTCCTGGGGAGTTCCTGTGCCGATCGACACGGAAGAGGCACGGGGCAAGGTGCTCTACGTCTGGTTCGACGCAGTGCTCGGCTACATTTCGTTTACCAGGGCGTGGGCGGAAAAAAACGGAAGACCTGAACGCTGGAGAGAGTTCTGGCAACATGAGGATTCCCGAATCGTCCATTTCATCGGCAAGGACAACGTCGTGTTCCATACCCTGATGTTTCCGGCCATTCTCATGGCCTGGAACGAAAACCGGAGCGAAGGACGCTACGTGCTCGCCGACAACGTCCCTGCATCGGAATTCATGAATTTCGAGGGACGGAAATTTTCCAAATCAAGGAATTATGCGGTTTATCTCGGCGAATTTCTCGACCGCTTTCCGGCCGATACCCTTCGCTACACGGTGGCGATGAATTACCCCGAGAACAAGGACAGCGATTTCAGTTGGACGGATTTCCAGAACAGAACGAACGGCGAACTCGCCGATACGCTGGGCAATTTCATCAAGCGGTCGATTGATTTCACCAATTCGAAATTCGACGGCCGGGTTCCCTGGCAGTGCACCCCCGAAGACTGGCGCCTGCCCGGACTTGACTGGGACGATTGTCTCGACCGGCTCGAAAAGGCCTACGAGCAGTTTCATTTCAGGGAGGCCGCCTCACTTACCATGGATGTCGCCAGGGCGGCCAACCGTTTCCTGACGGAAAAAGAGCCCTGGAAAATAATGAAGACCGACAGGGACGCGGCCGCCAGAACCATGGCGATTTCGCTGAATCTCTGTCATACGCTCGCAATCGCCTTCTATCCGGTCATCCCGCATACCGCGAACCGGATCTACCGGATGCTCGGTTTCGGAGAGTCCCTCGACGACGCCTTGAAAAACGGCCGTCTCGACTGGAGGGACGCTTTTCAGCCCATGCTTTTCGAGGGCCATGTTCTCGGCGGCGTGTCCGAAATCCTTTTTTCCAAGATACAGGACAGCGACATTGCTCCTGAACTCGAAAAAATCGAACGGCTGCTTGCCGATATCAGGCGGAAGGAGGCCGGGGAAGAGGCGCGGGGACTGGCGGATATCGCTCCCGAAATAGCTTTCGAAGATTTTCTCAAGGTCGATCTGCGCGTGGTGACCGTTCTGGAAGCAGAAAAGGTCAGGAAAGCCGACAAGCTGCTCAGGCTTCAGGTGAGAATCGGCGGCGAGACGCGTCAGGTGCTTGCGGGCCTCGCCCTTTCCTATCGTCCGGAGGAGCTTGTCGACCGTCAGGTCGTGATGGTCGCTAATCTCGCTGAACGCAAGATCCGCGGGGAGGTCTCCAGGGGAATGATCCTCGCTGTCGAGGGAAGCGACGGGCGTCTGCATGTCGTTGAAGTGGACGGTGAAGGGATAAATGGAAAAAGAGTGGAATAA
- a CDS encoding STAS domain-containing protein has protein sequence MKHSVSNRKDLTILKIDEPVFDVRHAENFRKTVHEMLQDDGQKNLIIDFSLVKAIDSCGIGCLLLAHQMANRSDGLAIFVSLCQQIKDLLKLSGLDKQLYIFTSINEVMTLVEPQGKGKKHCRRKSTPKPKATLNDESQKEIDLIASADFNRESLLDGDDGENGLNGVAEDAGSLEPCRHTPKKRGRPRKEAAETLRK, from the coding sequence ATGAAACACTCAGTATCGAACCGCAAGGATCTCACCATTCTGAAAATCGATGAACCGGTATTCGACGTTCGCCATGCGGAGAACTTCCGCAAGACGGTACATGAAATGCTGCAGGACGACGGACAGAAAAACCTGATTATCGATTTTTCTCTCGTCAAGGCCATCGACTCATGCGGCATAGGATGCCTGCTGCTAGCCCACCAGATGGCGAACCGGTCCGACGGACTGGCAATATTCGTATCACTGTGCCAGCAGATAAAGGATCTGCTGAAACTCTCGGGTCTCGACAAGCAACTCTACATCTTCACCTCCATCAACGAAGTGATGACGCTCGTCGAACCCCAGGGAAAAGGCAAAAAACATTGCAGAAGAAAATCCACCCCGAAACCCAAAGCAACCCTGAACGACGAAAGCCAGAAGGAAATCGACCTGATCGCCTCGGCCGATTTCAACCGGGAGAGCCTGCTCGACGGTGACGACGGCGAGAACGGCCTGAACGGCGTCGCCGAGGATGCCGGGAGCCTCGAACCCTGCCGCCATACCCCCAAGAAAAGAGGACGTCCCCGAAAAGAAGCCGCCGAAACCCTTCGAAAATGA
- a CDS encoding sterol desaturase family protein: protein MEKLHLLSFATTLGGGVLLWLIEGVVPFFSAQADRGRHAALNLSLAAVNLAILLPGSLLMAAFLEYSVRLWPGIRGFELPIVAQTLLILLLIDLWMYLWHRLNHTVDFFWRFHSVHHSDPALDVTSSWRFHSVEIFFSESLKLPVFALIGADIGDVLLYSMLMTPVIEFHHSNVSIPEALDRALRAVIPTPFMHRIHHSVLRSEHDSNYGSMLSVWDRLFGSYRMKTSIRNMPLGLENESAPDQQRLRALLLRPFRN from the coding sequence ATGGAGAAGCTTCATCTTCTCTCCTTCGCGACGACGCTCGGCGGAGGAGTGCTCCTGTGGCTCATCGAAGGAGTCGTACCTTTTTTTTCCGCTCAGGCCGATCGGGGCAGACACGCTGCGCTCAATCTTTCACTGGCGGCGGTCAACCTCGCTATCCTCCTGCCCGGAAGCCTTCTCATGGCAGCGTTTCTCGAGTACTCCGTTCGCCTGTGGCCGGGAATACGCGGATTCGAGCTGCCGATTGTCGCCCAGACGTTGTTGATTCTCCTGCTGATCGATCTCTGGATGTATCTCTGGCATCGCCTAAACCATACGGTGGATTTCTTCTGGAGGTTTCATTCGGTCCACCATAGCGACCCGGCGCTGGACGTCACGTCGAGCTGGAGATTTCACTCAGTCGAAATCTTTTTTTCAGAATCGCTGAAACTGCCGGTTTTCGCCCTTATTGGCGCCGATATCGGCGACGTGCTGCTGTATTCCATGCTGATGACGCCGGTCATCGAATTTCATCACAGCAACGTCTCCATACCCGAAGCGCTCGACCGCGCGCTGAGAGCCGTGATCCCGACCCCGTTCATGCACCGCATCCATCATTCGGTCCTCCGCTCGGAGCACGACTCGAACTACGGCAGCATGCTTTCGGTGTGGGACAGATTGTTCGGCAGCTACCGGATGAAAACGTCTATCCGCAACATGCCTCTCGGGCTCGAAAACGAAAGCGCTCCCGATCAGCAGCGCCTCCGGGCACTGCTGCTTCGGCCGTTCCGGAACTGA
- a CDS encoding GNAT family N-acetyltransferase, whose amino-acid sequence MPLPGPQPSFCKPETLSDSAITLLPVRFSEADPAKRHVPSCTFLILPRNGGVAGCLQLRLGDASGELYFPGHIGYRIKKSFRGNGYAEKSIHLILPYAARLGFREIWISCRPDNTASRISCERAGGILRETVPVPPSHEMYIQGYRKACRYCFGTG is encoded by the coding sequence ATGCCCTTGCCAGGCCCGCAGCCGTCTTTCTGCAAACCCGAAACACTTTCGGACAGCGCCATCACACTGCTCCCCGTGCGTTTCTCCGAAGCCGATCCGGCGAAACGGCACGTTCCGTCGTGCACGTTCCTTATCCTCCCCCGCAATGGGGGCGTGGCTGGATGCCTACAGCTCCGCCTTGGCGACGCGTCCGGAGAACTGTATTTTCCAGGGCACATCGGCTACAGAATAAAAAAATCGTTCAGGGGAAACGGCTATGCGGAAAAAAGCATCCACCTCATCCTGCCTTATGCGGCAAGGCTGGGATTCAGGGAAATCTGGATAAGCTGCAGGCCTGATAATACCGCGTCCCGCATAAGCTGCGAAAGAGCGGGCGGAATTCTGCGGGAAACGGTTCCCGTTCCTCCTTCTCACGAAATGTACATTCAGGGCTATCGGAAGGCTTGCCGTTACTGCTTCGGAACCGGATGA
- a CDS encoding carbohydrate kinase family protein, whose product MSILVVGSLAFDDIETPFGRSDNTLGGASTYIALSTSYFSDEVKLVGVVGSDFEENHFRLLHDKGIDTRGIQMIENGKTFRWSARYHYDMNTRDTLDTQLNVFAEFDPHIPQAYRESRFVCLGNIDPELQLKVLDQITCPELVLCDSMNFWIEGKPEELKKTLERVDIFIINDSEARLLSGDPNLVKSARIIRNMGPKILVIKKGEHGALLFTDNGIFAAPAYPLESIYDPTGAGDTFAGGFLGHLARAGEVNETELRKAVLYGSAMASFCVEKFGTEKIANLNLLEIEDRYQSFLDLSKIDE is encoded by the coding sequence ATGTCTATTCTCGTCGTTGGCTCACTCGCGTTTGATGACATCGAAACCCCCTTCGGACGTTCCGACAACACCCTGGGCGGCGCATCCACCTACATCGCCCTTTCAACCAGCTATTTTTCCGATGAGGTCAAGCTCGTCGGCGTCGTGGGTTCGGACTTCGAGGAGAACCATTTCCGGCTCCTTCACGACAAGGGCATCGACACCAGAGGCATCCAGATGATCGAGAATGGAAAAACCTTCCGCTGGAGCGCGCGATACCACTACGACATGAACACCCGCGACACCCTCGACACGCAACTGAACGTCTTCGCCGAATTCGACCCGCACATTCCCCAAGCCTACCGTGAATCGCGCTTCGTCTGCCTCGGCAACATCGATCCGGAACTCCAGCTCAAGGTCCTCGACCAGATCACCTGCCCGGAACTGGTGCTTTGCGACAGCATGAACTTCTGGATCGAGGGAAAACCAGAAGAGTTGAAAAAAACCCTCGAACGTGTCGATATCTTCATCATCAACGACAGCGAGGCCCGCCTGCTCAGCGGCGACCCCAACCTCGTCAAATCGGCGAGAATCATCAGGAATATGGGACCGAAAATCCTGGTCATCAAAAAAGGCGAACACGGCGCGCTGCTCTTCACCGACAACGGGATTTTCGCCGCCCCGGCCTATCCGCTCGAATCCATCTACGACCCCACAGGAGCAGGAGATACCTTTGCGGGAGGATTCCTCGGCCATCTGGCCAGAGCCGGGGAGGTTAACGAAACGGAACTGCGCAAGGCCGTTCTTTACGGCAGCGCGATGGCGAGTTTCTGCGTCGAGAAGTTCGGCACCGAAAAAATCGCCAACCTGAACCTGCTCGAGATCGAGGACCGCTACCAGAGCTTCCTCGACCTCTCGAAAATCGACGAATAG
- the miaA gene encoding tRNA (adenosine(37)-N6)-dimethylallyltransferase MiaA, which yields MERKKKKTVLVITGPTASGKSALAHFLAGITDAEIVSADSRQLYRGMDIGTAKPSPLMLRETRYHFIDEKEIGEEYSAGAYAKDALARIRSIHAKKRPAIVTGGSTLYIQGLLHGFSELPGKNPEIRERLVRELREKGARALYDRLASLDPVQAATFDPSKSQRLLRSLEIIAATGKTVTELCSPIPQTPDAFEFIPIGLALERKELYSRINRRTDEMMTAGLLDEARALFDRHLKGKERCRINALETVGYKELFDFFRGETSLFSATELIKQHTRNYAKRQLTFFRNRMSIEWIEAPINAAGIERLAAKLKKRLFEN from the coding sequence ATGGAACGGAAAAAGAAAAAAACCGTACTCGTCATAACCGGGCCGACAGCCTCCGGGAAATCGGCTCTCGCCCATTTCCTTGCCGGAATCACGGATGCGGAGATCGTTTCCGCCGACTCCCGGCAACTCTACCGGGGCATGGACATCGGCACGGCGAAACCTTCCCCGCTGATGCTTCGCGAAACGCGCTACCATTTCATCGACGAAAAAGAGATCGGCGAGGAATACAGTGCGGGAGCATATGCGAAAGACGCTCTCGCAAGGATACGTTCCATCCATGCGAAGAAGCGCCCGGCCATCGTCACCGGAGGCTCGACGCTCTACATCCAGGGGCTCCTGCACGGCTTTTCCGAACTGCCGGGCAAAAACCCTGAGATACGCGAACGCCTCGTTCGCGAACTCCGCGAAAAGGGCGCGCGGGCCCTCTACGATCGCCTGGCCTCCCTCGATCCCGTTCAGGCTGCGACATTCGACCCGTCCAAATCGCAACGGCTCCTCAGAAGCCTTGAAATCATCGCCGCTACGGGAAAAACCGTAACGGAGTTGTGCAGCCCGATACCGCAAACACCGGACGCGTTCGAGTTCATTCCTATCGGTCTCGCGCTCGAAAGAAAAGAGCTGTACAGCAGGATAAACCGAAGAACGGACGAAATGATGACGGCGGGTCTGCTCGACGAGGCCCGCGCCCTTTTCGATCGTCACCTGAAGGGAAAGGAACGTTGTCGCATTAACGCCCTGGAAACCGTGGGGTACAAGGAGCTTTTCGATTTCTTTCGGGGAGAAACGAGCCTGTTTTCGGCGACGGAACTCATCAAACAGCATACACGCAACTATGCGAAAAGGCAGTTGACCTTCTTCCGCAACCGAATGTCGATCGAATGGATCGAGGCCCCGATCAATGCCGCCGGTATCGAGCGACTCGCGGCAAAATTGAAAAAACGCCTCTTCGAAAACTGA
- the cfa gene encoding cyclopropane fatty acyl phospholipid synthase, producing the protein MFGSYFKKQAEALLEPAGVLVNGPNPWDIRVLDDRLFHRMLLKGNLGLGEAYMDGWWECDALDQLFFRILRSGLAGNIMTFATFSGKLAGQLFNLQNPSRAFSVGKKHYDIGNDLFSAMLDSRMNYSCGYWRDCETLDRAQENKLRLVFDKLMLSPGMTVLDIGCGWGGAARFAAERYGVQVTGVTVSVEQAEFARSRCRGLPVSIQLCDYRKIDHTFDRIYSIGMFEHVGHKNYRSYFRSVERCLAPNGLSLLHTIGGNISSSCTDPWISRYIFPNSMIPSASQIAKASEGLLVIEDWHVFGDDYYRTLKSWHHNLLGSREELLKKYGERFYRMWEYYLLSCAGAFLARYLHLWQVLFSQNGIISRKEVAR; encoded by the coding sequence ATGTTTGGCTCCTATTTCAAAAAACAGGCCGAGGCGCTTCTCGAACCTGCCGGGGTCCTCGTAAACGGACCGAATCCCTGGGATATAAGGGTTCTCGACGACCGTCTTTTCCACAGAATGCTTTTGAAAGGCAATCTTGGACTCGGCGAGGCGTACATGGACGGCTGGTGGGAGTGCGACGCGCTCGATCAGCTTTTTTTCCGAATTCTCCGCTCCGGTCTCGCAGGAAACATCATGACGTTCGCCACTTTCTCCGGCAAGCTCGCCGGACAGCTTTTCAACCTTCAGAATCCGTCGAGAGCGTTTAGCGTGGGAAAAAAGCATTACGACATCGGCAACGATCTTTTCTCGGCAATGCTCGACAGTAGAATGAACTACAGTTGCGGCTATTGGCGCGATTGCGAAACGCTCGACAGGGCGCAGGAAAACAAACTCCGTCTCGTGTTCGATAAACTCATGCTTTCTCCGGGAATGACCGTGCTCGATATCGGATGCGGCTGGGGAGGCGCGGCGCGGTTCGCCGCCGAACGATACGGAGTACAGGTAACCGGCGTCACGGTTTCCGTCGAACAGGCGGAATTCGCCCGGTCCCGCTGCAGGGGACTTCCGGTCTCGATACAACTTTGCGATTACCGGAAAATAGACCATACATTCGACAGGATCTATTCAATCGGCATGTTCGAGCATGTCGGTCACAAGAATTACCGAAGCTATTTCCGCTCCGTGGAACGCTGCCTGGCTCCGAACGGGCTTTCGTTGCTCCACACGATAGGGGGAAACATCTCGTCCTCATGCACCGACCCGTGGATAAGCCGCTATATTTTCCCGAATTCGATGATTCCGTCCGCCAGCCAGATCGCAAAAGCCTCCGAAGGGCTGCTGGTCATCGAAGACTGGCATGTGTTCGGCGACGACTACTACCGGACATTGAAATCATGGCACCACAACCTTCTGGGAAGTCGCGAGGAGCTGCTAAAAAAATACGGCGAGCGGTTCTACCGTATGTGGGAATATTACCTGCTGAGTTGCGCGGGCGCATTTCTCGCGAGGTACCTTCACCTCTGGCAGGTGCTTTTTTCGCAAAACGGCATAATCAGCCGCAAGGAGGTTGCGCGCTGA
- a CDS encoding exo-beta-N-acetylmuramidase NamZ family protein: MLQRSGFRELEGKRVGLITNAAGINVSGQAGYRVLRKGGVDLRFIMAPEHGFSVTAAAGEPVGDRSIGDSLKVYSLYGASRRPDRKQLDGIDVMLFDLQDVGARCYTYISTMRYAMEACEKAGVSFMVLDRPNPVSPVPADGFMLDPDYASFVGAVPVPFLHAMTVGEIALLLKKCCYQGIDLRVVRMQGYSRSAFADEYRGFRFVSPSPNIRNLETALVYPATVFLEAANISEGRGTEAPFMQFGAPYIVSDRLKRLLEAERLPGVSFRTVRFTPASGKFRGIECRGLKMDVTDRYVFEPFRTGVAILAVLQKSYPDSLRLDEKGDFFDKLAGTPLLRRMLTSERSVEEILAASRVQVHAFEQRHPDRFIYR, from the coding sequence GTGTTGCAGCGATCGGGTTTTCGTGAACTCGAAGGAAAAAGAGTCGGTCTGATTACCAATGCCGCCGGGATCAATGTTTCCGGACAGGCCGGTTACAGGGTGTTGCGCAAAGGAGGGGTTGACCTGCGTTTCATCATGGCTCCCGAGCACGGTTTCTCCGTAACCGCCGCCGCGGGCGAACCGGTCGGGGATCGCTCGATCGGCGACAGCCTGAAAGTTTATTCTCTCTACGGGGCAAGCCGGCGACCCGACCGGAAACAGCTTGACGGCATCGATGTCATGCTGTTCGACCTGCAGGATGTCGGCGCCAGGTGCTATACCTATATTTCGACGATGCGCTATGCCATGGAGGCTTGCGAAAAGGCTGGAGTGTCGTTCATGGTTCTCGACCGTCCCAACCCCGTCTCTCCCGTGCCCGCCGACGGCTTCATGCTCGATCCGGACTACGCTTCATTCGTCGGCGCGGTTCCGGTTCCTTTCCTTCATGCAATGACCGTTGGCGAAATCGCCCTGTTGCTGAAGAAATGCTGTTATCAGGGCATTGATCTGCGCGTCGTCAGGATGCAGGGGTATTCCCGCAGCGCTTTCGCAGACGAATACCGCGGCTTCAGGTTCGTTTCTCCTTCTCCGAACATCCGCAATCTTGAAACGGCTCTCGTCTACCCGGCGACGGTTTTCCTCGAGGCCGCGAATATAAGCGAAGGGCGGGGAACGGAGGCGCCGTTCATGCAGTTCGGAGCCCCCTACATCGTTTCGGATCGTCTCAAACGTTTGCTCGAGGCGGAGCGCCTGCCGGGGGTATCGTTCAGGACGGTGCGCTTCACGCCCGCTTCAGGCAAGTTCAGGGGAATCGAATGCCGTGGCCTGAAAATGGACGTTACAGACCGTTACGTTTTCGAGCCGTTCAGAACGGGCGTGGCAATTCTGGCCGTTTTGCAGAAGAGTTATCCCGATTCGTTGCGCCTCGACGAGAAGGGCGATTTTTTCGACAAGCTTGCCGGAACTCCCCTGTTGCGCAGGATGCTGACGTCGGAGCGCAGCGTTGAGGAAATCCTTGCCGCGTCGCGGGTTCAGGTGCACGCTTTCGAGCAGCGGCATCCGGACAGGTTCATCTACAGATAG